GTTTTAATGGGTATCCTGAAAACATTAGGTTTGGGTCCGCTAAAAATTGTGATGCAGTTAAAGGCCTTTCTTTTGTTTTTAATGCTGATTTTTTTATGCCGGTGGGCAGGTACAGCCGGCGATCCCATGGTGACCCTGTATGGAATCAGCCTGACCCGCCAGGGGTTTTCTTCGGGAAGCCTGGTTTCGTTGCGATTTTTAGCGGTCATGCTGCTTGGGCTTATATTAACGGTCACAACCCGGTCCATGGAAATCAAGGCTGCTGTCCAATGGTTTCTCAAACCGTTTCCTTTTATTCCTGAAAAACGGGTGGCTGTGATGGCGGGGTTAGCCCTTAAATTCATCCCCCTGATCCTTGACAATGCCGGGGAAGTGAACCATGCCGTCAATGCCCGTTGCGGCAATTTAAGAAAGAACCCTGTTCGACGACTGATTAATCTGTCCTGGCCCATGCTGAAAAAAACATTTCAATCCGCCGATGATCTTAGCCTTGCCATGCAGGCTCGGTGTTACAGTGAAAATCGAACAGATCCACACTTTTTCCCCAATGGGAAAGAAGGATGGATCGTCGCGATGGCACTTATTTTTTCTTCCGGAATACTGCTGATGCCACGTTGAAATTAAAAAACAGATTGAACATGTTCTCAATGTATCCAGATTCTACGTCGAACTGTCTCCCCTTGTTCTCATTATGAGTATAAGGCGATTTTTTATCGTCTATTCAATTGCATTTGTAAATTTGAAAGGATTGCCGGAACCTGCATTTATCAATTGCTTAAATCAATGTGCTTTGTTATCGTAAGGTTAAGCCTTTTCAAAAAAACTGCAATTATTTAATTTTCGAGGGGAAAAAAATGTTGAACAGTTTATCCATTAAACAGCGAATGTTGTTGATCATCGCCATGTTTTTTATCCTGTTCATATGCATGGCATGGTTTTCAATCATTGGTTCCACTCATATTGAAGATATTTCAGTCTCAGCTGTCAGTAAAATCATGCTTGAAGATCAAAAGGATAAAGTTAAAGTAGCAACAAACACACTGGCCCTTGTTATTGCTGAAACGATTAAGGATCTCAAAGATGAGCAGGAAAAGGTTGAAACCATTCGGTGGGCAATTGACGGCATCCGGTTTGAAAAGGACAAATCCGGTTATTATTTTGTCTATAAAGAGACAACCTGTGTGTGTCTTCCGCCCAAAAAAGAGCTCCAGGGAAAAGATCTTAAAGACCTAAAAGACAAGAACAATGTCTATGTAATCAAGGAACTTAGAGATGTTGCCAAAGCCGGGGGAGGATTCATTGAATATATCTGGCCCAAACCCGGCGCCGGAGACAC
This window of the uncultured Desulfobacter sp. genome carries:
- a CDS encoding energy-coupling factor transporter transmembrane component T codes for the protein MTLFSYHAGTGLWHTLDVRCKCLLVCLLSLTVLKAGLPGTIICLCVLMGILKTLGLGPLKIVMQLKAFLLFLMLIFLCRWAGTAGDPMVTLYGISLTRQGFSSGSLVSLRFLAVMLLGLILTVTTRSMEIKAAVQWFLKPFPFIPEKRVAVMAGLALKFIPLILDNAGEVNHAVNARCGNLRKNPVRRLINLSWPMLKKTFQSADDLSLAMQARCYSENRTDPHFFPNGKEGWIVAMALIFSSGILLMPR